One Megasphaera vaginalis (ex Bordigoni et al. 2020) DNA window includes the following coding sequences:
- the tsaE gene encoding tRNA (adenosine(37)-N6)-threonylcarbamoyltransferase complex ATPase subunit type 1 TsaE produces the protein MKYERKTQSEEETVAFGSAFGKLLEEGDVVALQGDLGAGKTHFVQGIAQGMGICAPVVSPTFTILNYYDGPVPLQHFDFYRLEREEELEALGFADYLGSGVTVIEWSEKFPERLPAGAVIVTIEKLDDLTRIFKLHFQGNSWQKREKEVSALCF, from the coding sequence ATGAAATACGAACGGAAAACACAGAGTGAAGAGGAGACGGTCGCTTTCGGCAGCGCATTCGGCAAACTGCTGGAAGAAGGGGATGTAGTGGCGCTGCAAGGCGATTTGGGAGCCGGCAAGACGCATTTCGTCCAGGGTATTGCGCAAGGGATGGGAATCTGCGCGCCTGTTGTCAGCCCGACCTTTACGATCCTCAACTATTATGATGGTCCTGTACCGTTGCAGCATTTTGATTTTTATCGCCTGGAAAGGGAAGAGGAACTTGAAGCACTGGGATTTGCAGATTATCTCGGCAGCGGTGTTACGGTCATCGAATGGTCCGAAAAATTTCCTGAGCGACTTCCTGCCGGCGCTGTTATCGTTACGATCGAAAAGCTTGACGATCTGACGCGCATTTTTAAGCTGCATTTTCAAGGAAATAGTTGGCAAAAGAGAGAAAAAGAGGTCAGCGCATTATGTTTTTAG
- the rimI gene encoding ribosomal protein S18-alanine N-acetyltransferase: MIVRPARLDDRDGIFAVEEASFSVPWTKKAIEKELLNNGDKTIYYVLENEAGIVCGYAGLWRVLDEGQITNIALSPAARGQGYGELLLRVLMEAAWADGCNDIYLEVRISNTTALALYRKLGYTELTVRKGYYSDPVEDAFVMDCKKEQYPWIH, from the coding sequence ATGATCGTGCGGCCGGCGCGCCTTGATGACAGAGACGGAATTTTTGCCGTTGAAGAGGCATCGTTTTCCGTACCGTGGACAAAAAAAGCTATTGAGAAAGAATTGCTGAATAATGGGGATAAGACGATTTACTACGTGCTGGAAAATGAAGCGGGAATAGTTTGCGGCTATGCCGGATTATGGCGTGTTCTCGATGAGGGGCAGATTACGAATATCGCTTTGTCACCAGCGGCGCGCGGGCAGGGGTACGGAGAATTGTTGCTGCGCGTATTGATGGAAGCGGCATGGGCCGACGGTTGCAACGATATTTATTTGGAAGTTCGCATTTCCAATACGACGGCGTTGGCATTATATCGGAAATTGGGATATACGGAGCTGACTGTGCGAAAAGGATACTACAGTGATCCTGTGGAAGACGCTTTTGTCATGGATTGTAAAAAAGAACAGTATCCGTGGATCCATTAA
- the thiL gene encoding thiamine-phosphate kinase, producing the protein MKITEIGEFGFIDAIKDDTLFAPESVVIGIGDDGAVYKTTDGMEQVAVIDTMVENSHFIIGTTASWYDVGYKAVASNLSDIAAMGAVPTHLVLSTAISPQMEVEDLISLYRGIKDICRTYQVNILGGDTVMSKEGLVITVAAFGEIEKTKAICRSGAKVGDIVAVSHCLGDSGAGLDVLLTRHAGYERLKRAHQFPVPQISLGRLLVEYHAHSLNDISDGLASEANEIAKASKVRLLLQKDRIPCSEELRAWSTETGKDIWTYVFNGGEDYELIFTIGTADFARLQRVYPEITMIGAVIAGEPGVYVQDGALQYQVLPSGWNHFSEEKR; encoded by the coding sequence ATGAAAATAACGGAAATAGGAGAATTTGGGTTTATTGATGCGATCAAGGACGATACCCTTTTTGCACCGGAGTCCGTTGTTATCGGTATTGGTGATGATGGCGCCGTTTACAAGACAACTGACGGTATGGAGCAGGTTGCCGTTATCGATACGATGGTGGAAAACAGTCATTTTATTATCGGTACGACGGCTTCCTGGTATGATGTAGGCTATAAGGCCGTTGCTTCCAATTTGAGCGATATTGCCGCTATGGGCGCCGTGCCGACACACCTGGTCCTTTCTACGGCTATTTCGCCGCAGATGGAGGTGGAAGATCTTATTTCCCTTTATCGGGGGATCAAAGATATTTGCCGTACTTATCAGGTGAATATTCTCGGCGGGGATACGGTCATGTCCAAGGAAGGACTGGTTATTACCGTTGCCGCCTTCGGTGAGATCGAAAAGACTAAGGCCATTTGCCGAAGCGGCGCCAAAGTAGGAGATATTGTTGCCGTCTCTCATTGTCTCGGCGATTCCGGCGCCGGCCTTGACGTTCTCCTGACCCGTCACGCGGGCTATGAGAGATTAAAGAGAGCCCACCAATTTCCGGTTCCGCAGATCTCGTTAGGCAGGCTGCTGGTCGAATATCACGCCCATAGTCTCAATGACATCAGCGACGGTTTGGCCAGCGAGGCGAATGAAATTGCTAAAGCCAGCAAGGTGCGATTGCTGTTACAAAAGGATCGGATACCTTGCAGCGAGGAATTAAGGGCATGGTCTACCGAAACGGGCAAGGATATTTGGACGTATGTTTTTAACGGCGGTGAAGATTATGAATTAATCTTCACGATAGGAACTGCCGATTTTGCTCGGCTGCAGCGCGTTTATCCCGAGATTACGATGATCGGCGCTGTCATTGCAGGTGAACCGGGAGTTTATGTGCAGGACGGGGCTCTGCAATATCAGGTGCTGCCATCGGGATGGAATCATTTCAGTGAGGAGAAACGATGA
- the tsaB gene encoding tRNA (adenosine(37)-N6)-threonylcarbamoyltransferase complex dimerization subunit type 1 TsaB, translating into MFLAIETSSLVSSVALLQGEKLRAELTIQAKLTHSEQLMPHIADMLVKAAAKKEDIDGVIVSAGPGSFTGLRIGLATAKALAFAWHVPIVGIETPLALAWNFVGVGDLICPLIDAQKGNVYYSLYRWRDGTVNEVHPVTIAPLTAVLQLLADEAVVFCGDGALLGAAQIGSTAAPFRIAPPTQVIPRAGSLALAGAFRLQRGDYDDAMTLVPSYKRRSEAEVLWEKRHGGAPCQ; encoded by the coding sequence ATGTTTTTAGCAATTGAAACATCAAGTCTCGTATCCAGCGTGGCGCTGCTTCAAGGAGAGAAGCTGCGGGCTGAACTTACGATTCAGGCCAAGTTAACGCATTCGGAACAATTGATGCCCCACATTGCCGATATGTTGGTCAAGGCGGCTGCGAAAAAAGAAGATATTGACGGTGTGATCGTTTCCGCAGGCCCCGGATCTTTTACGGGGTTGCGCATCGGCCTGGCGACGGCAAAGGCTTTGGCTTTCGCGTGGCACGTTCCTATTGTCGGAATTGAAACGCCGCTGGCGCTGGCTTGGAACTTTGTTGGCGTCGGCGATCTTATTTGTCCCCTTATTGATGCGCAAAAAGGCAATGTCTATTATTCCCTTTATCGGTGGCGGGACGGTACGGTCAACGAAGTTCATCCTGTCACGATAGCGCCGTTGACAGCGGTATTGCAGTTGTTGGCTGATGAAGCTGTCGTCTTTTGCGGTGACGGTGCTTTATTGGGGGCGGCGCAAATCGGATCGACAGCGGCTCCTTTTCGCATAGCTCCGCCGACGCAGGTTATTCCGCGGGCCGGCAGTCTGGCATTAGCCGGAGCTTTTCGGCTGCAACGCGGCGATTATGATGATGCCATGACCTTGGTGCCGTCTTATAAGCGACGCAGCGAAGCGGAGGTCCTTTGGGAAAAGCGGCATGGCGGTGCCCCGTGTCAATGA